The following coding sequences lie in one Mucilaginibacter sp. KACC 22773 genomic window:
- a CDS encoding lysophospholipid acyltransferase family protein: MKLTLKRIHTNFYRYSIAVFFTLCYPVLFILRQKTSRYRYINQMRRLIIFLSSSVSGIFYSATFEEPPDWKKTYVICGNHTSNLDVSAINTILKNNICFMGKEELLNNYVLGYFFKTIDVTVNRESKMSSFRAFKTAAERIKNGVSVVIFPEATIPKNYPPELHSFKNGPFRLAIEMKVPILPISSLDTWKVLWDTGKEYGSRPGICNIFVHKPIETAHLTLDDADALRDQVFDIINKKLQTA; this comes from the coding sequence ATGAAATTAACACTGAAAAGGATCCATACCAATTTTTACAGGTATAGCATAGCCGTCTTTTTCACCCTTTGTTACCCGGTTTTATTTATACTCAGGCAAAAAACCAGCCGGTACCGGTACATTAACCAAATGCGGCGACTTATTATTTTTTTGAGTTCGAGCGTTTCGGGAATTTTTTACAGCGCCACTTTTGAAGAACCGCCGGATTGGAAAAAAACTTACGTAATATGCGGCAACCACACATCAAACCTTGATGTATCGGCCATCAATACCATCCTTAAAAACAATATTTGTTTTATGGGGAAAGAAGAATTGCTAAACAATTATGTACTCGGCTATTTTTTTAAAACTATTGACGTTACGGTTAACAGGGAAAGTAAAATGTCGTCGTTCCGTGCTTTTAAAACCGCTGCAGAGCGTATTAAAAACGGTGTGAGCGTAGTTATTTTCCCCGAAGCTACTATCCCGAAAAACTATCCACCTGAGTTACATAGTTTTAAGAACGGCCCGTTCAGGCTGGCTATCGAAATGAAAGTGCCCATTTTGCCCATATCATCCCTTGATACCTGGAAAGTGCTTTGGGATACCGGCAAAGAATATGGCAGCAGACCCGGAATTTGTAATATATTTGTACATAAACCCATTGAAACGGCCCATTTAACACTGGATGATGCCGATGCACTGCGTGACCAAGTGTTTGATATAATTAATAAAAAATTGCAAACTGCATGA
- a CDS encoding lysophospholipid acyltransferase family protein: MSVALSYFLLWPFFKYFSKKPSRYHSMNKLRRAWGFISSALVGILYNFEYEEPVDWSKPYIICPNHTSNLDISAMCILVNSNCSFMGKQELEDGLVTGIFFRSVDIAVNRESKMSSFRAFKKASEKLKEGVSLVIFPEGMISDHYPPKLCEFKSGPFRLAIEHKIPIIPVTSLNTWEILWDTGTKYGSRPGICHFYVHKPIDTSSLTIADADALRDDVYTIIQQKLATSERLSTIA, translated from the coding sequence ATGAGTGTAGCGCTATCCTACTTTTTATTATGGCCTTTTTTTAAATATTTTTCTAAAAAACCGTCCCGGTACCATAGCATGAACAAGCTGCGCCGAGCCTGGGGGTTCATCAGTTCGGCGCTGGTGGGTATTTTGTATAATTTTGAGTATGAGGAGCCTGTTGATTGGAGCAAACCGTATATCATATGCCCAAACCATACCTCTAACCTCGATATTTCGGCCATGTGCATTCTTGTAAACAGCAATTGCAGCTTTATGGGCAAGCAGGAACTGGAGGACGGCCTGGTAACCGGCATTTTCTTCCGCTCGGTTGATATCGCTGTTAACCGCGAAAGTAAAATGTCGTCTTTCCGGGCTTTTAAAAAAGCCTCCGAAAAGTTGAAGGAAGGCGTTTCGCTGGTTATTTTCCCCGAAGGGATGATCTCAGATCATTATCCGCCTAAATTGTGTGAATTTAAAAGCGGACCGTTCCGCCTGGCTATTGAACATAAAATACCCATTATCCCGGTAACATCTTTAAATACCTGGGAAATACTGTGGGATACCGGCACCAAATATGGCAGTAGGCCGGGCATTTGCCATTTTTACGTGCATAAACCTATAGATACCAGTAGCCTTACCATTGCAGATGCCGATGCCCTGCGGGATGACGTTTACACCATCATTCAACAAAAGCTGGCCACATCCGAAAGACTAAGCACAATTGCATAA
- the trpS gene encoding tryptophan--tRNA ligase: METVVSGIRSTGNLHLGNYYGALQNFIKMQNEYNCFFFIADLHSLTTHPTPADLHSNVKQVLVEYLAAGIDPEKATIYVQSDVPEISELYLYLNMNAYLGELERATSFKDKVRANPDNVNAGLLTYPVLMAADIIIHKATKVPVGKDQEQHLEMARTFGNRFNRLYNHDYFPEPYAFNYSSNLVKIPGLDGKGKMGKSEGEGNAIFLCDTPEAIKKKVMRAVTDGGPTTENQTKPQEIQNLFDLMKVVSSADTVAHFDDLYNKMAIRYGDLKKQLTEDMIIATAPIRERINAIAGDADYLRKVAAMGEEKARASASKTIREVREIIGFKKF, from the coding sequence ATGGAAACTGTTGTTAGTGGCATCCGTTCGACCGGAAATTTGCACTTAGGAAACTATTACGGGGCGTTGCAGAACTTCATAAAAATGCAGAATGAATATAACTGCTTTTTTTTTATTGCCGATCTGCATTCGTTAACCACGCATCCAACACCCGCCGATTTACATAGTAATGTAAAGCAGGTTTTGGTGGAGTATCTTGCCGCGGGTATCGACCCGGAAAAGGCTACTATTTACGTCCAATCAGATGTGCCCGAGATTAGCGAGCTATATTTATATTTAAACATGAACGCCTACCTGGGCGAACTGGAACGCGCTACATCGTTTAAAGACAAAGTACGCGCCAATCCCGATAATGTGAACGCGGGCCTGCTTACCTACCCGGTATTAATGGCAGCAGATATCATTATCCATAAAGCAACCAAAGTGCCTGTTGGTAAAGATCAGGAGCAACACCTGGAAATGGCCCGTACCTTTGGTAACCGTTTTAACCGGCTGTACAACCACGATTATTTTCCCGAGCCTTACGCCTTTAATTACAGCAGCAACCTGGTAAAAATTCCGGGGCTTGATGGTAAAGGTAAAATGGGCAAATCAGAAGGGGAGGGCAATGCCATTTTCCTTTGCGATACCCCCGAAGCCATCAAAAAGAAGGTAATGCGTGCCGTTACCGATGGCGGGCCAACAACCGAAAACCAAACCAAACCGCAGGAAATTCAAAACCTGTTTGATTTGATGAAGGTAGTATCATCTGCGGATACCGTTGCCCATTTTGACGATTTGTATAACAAAATGGCTATCCGTTACGGCGATCTTAAAAAACAGCTTACCGAGGATATGATCATTGCCACGGCGCCCATCCGCGAGCGGATAAACGCGATTGCAGGCGATGCCGATTATTTAAGAAAAGTGGCCGCCATGGGCGAAGAGAAAGCCCGCGCAAGCGCCTCAAAAACCATCAGGGAAGTACGGGAAATTATAGGATTTAAGAAATTTTAA
- a CDS encoding deoxynucleoside kinase, protein MHIAIVGNIGAGKTTLTEMLAHNYGWEPLFEAVDNNPYLEDFYSDMKRWSFNLQIYFLNSRYRQIIDIQKTGRNILQDRTIYEDAYIFAENLHDMGLMTTRDYQNYESIFENITEFIKPPDLLVYLKASVPTLVSNIQRRGREYEIGIRLDYLSKLNEKYDKWIKNYKLGKLLILDKDNLDFANNTEDMATIVQLIEREINGLF, encoded by the coding sequence ATGCACATAGCTATTGTAGGAAATATTGGCGCCGGTAAAACCACGCTGACTGAAATGCTGGCCCATAACTACGGCTGGGAACCACTTTTTGAAGCCGTAGACAATAACCCCTACCTGGAAGATTTTTACAGCGACATGAAACGCTGGAGTTTTAACCTGCAAATTTATTTCCTGAACAGCCGTTACCGCCAGATTATCGATATTCAGAAAACCGGCCGCAATATTTTACAGGACCGTACCATTTATGAGGATGCCTACATATTTGCCGAAAACCTGCATGATATGGGGCTGATGACCACCCGCGATTATCAAAACTACGAATCGATATTTGAGAACATTACCGAGTTTATAAAACCGCCCGATTTGTTGGTTTACCTTAAAGCATCGGTGCCAACCCTGGTAAGCAACATACAACGCCGTGGCCGCGAATATGAAATAGGCATCCGCCTGGATTACTTGTCAAAACTGAACGAGAAGTATGATAAATGGATCAAAAACTATAAGCTGGGCAAATTGCTGATCCTCGATAAAGACAACCTCGATTTCGCCAATAATACCGAAGATATGGCTACCATAGTTCAGCTGATTGAACGGGAAATTAATGGGTTGTTTTAG
- the kdsB gene encoding 3-deoxy-manno-octulosonate cytidylyltransferase, giving the protein MNILGIIPARYASSRFPGKPLVDIAGKSMIQRVYEQAKKCVDVAEVIVATDDSRIFDHVQAFGGVAVMTADDHQSGTDRCAEVASLHPEYDVIINIQGDEPYIDPEQITKLAACFNDPGTQIATLIKKILTREELFNYNSPKVVINKLSEAVYFSRATLPHVRAQEPDNWLEFYTYFKHIGIYGYRADVLQQITKLPISGLEKAESLEQLRWIENGYRIKVAETELETHAVDVPADLEKLNLFK; this is encoded by the coding sequence ATGAACATTTTAGGTATAATTCCCGCCCGTTACGCATCTTCCCGATTCCCGGGTAAACCTTTAGTTGATATTGCCGGTAAAAGCATGATTCAAAGGGTGTATGAGCAGGCTAAGAAATGCGTTGATGTCGCCGAGGTAATAGTGGCTACCGACGATAGCCGCATATTTGATCATGTACAAGCCTTTGGCGGCGTTGCGGTTATGACAGCCGATGACCATCAAAGCGGTACCGACCGTTGTGCCGAGGTTGCCTCATTACATCCTGAATACGATGTGATTATCAACATACAGGGCGATGAACCGTACATCGACCCGGAACAGATAACCAAGCTGGCCGCCTGCTTTAACGATCCTGGTACCCAAATAGCTACATTGATAAAAAAGATCCTGACGAGGGAAGAGTTGTTTAACTATAACTCGCCTAAAGTTGTGATCAATAAACTATCCGAGGCGGTTTACTTTTCGCGCGCCACGCTGCCACACGTCCGCGCACAGGAGCCCGACAACTGGCTTGAATTCTATACTTATTTCAAACATATAGGCATTTATGGCTACCGGGCAGATGTGTTGCAGCAAATTACTAAACTCCCCATCTCGGGCCTCGAGAAAGCCGAAAGCCTTGAACAACTGCGCTGGATTGAGAATGGCTACCGCATAAAAGTTGCCGAAACGGAGCTGGAAACCCATGCAGTGGATGTACCGGCTGATTTGGAAAAGTTGAATTTGTTCAAGTAA
- a CDS encoding protein O-mannosyl-transferase family, producing the protein MQYNKINNLLGWLCLVIALTTYILTLEPSVSFWDCGEFIACAYRLQVSHQPGYPLFAMLGKVFSLLSMGDKTKVPYFTNLGSALASAATVMFLFWTITALAKKLLVAKGETITSSQLIAIMGAGLVGSLAFAYTDTFWFSAVETIVFALSSLCTAVVFWAILKWEAHADERGADKWIVLIAYLMGLSIGIHLLNLLTIPAITMVYYFRRYKNPTVKSGIVVFLLSIVLLGLVQYGIREYTIKFAAYSDLFFVNSLGLGFGSGAMCFVMLIVASLALGIRYSIRHKKPALNLALICLAFIYFGYGSFFYIPIRATANTDLNNSHPDNAFTLNDYLGRIQYGETPLLYGPYFDAKLTDQQEGKNLYRKGAERYEVNGKKLINTYDHNTLMPRMHSTQGDPQYAQNVQFYKQWLQLAEGQSPTFADNMKWMLSWQMYQMYWRYFLWNFVGRYNDADGQTSAVSIDGNWTSGWFDGSKHLPKSITSSNTYTPLYALPLVVGLLGMAYHIKRKKADAIVIALLWFFTGLAIVLYVNQANIQPRERDYSYVGSFYAFAIWIGLGVLAINDFIRHKVNAKGAAFASVAVCLLVAPVLMARQEWGDHDRSTKMTAHDMAYNFLISCPKNAILFTNGDNDTYSLWYDQEVEGVRPDVRIVCTSLFSGDWYIRQMQKPMNQSAPLPITMPFDKYKQGVRDFMVYNDAKIPGSVDVKEVFDFITSDDERTKVQYQSGESMNYLPTKNFKLKVDPDELVKKGGVTPQQKAKLTNSMEWTYTGDYLYKDKLAIIDLLAHNDWKRPICFTIGVAPEYMVGMQPYLYKEGFTYRLIPFKADTAVHDQLGKVNSLVMYNNVMNKFKYGNFKHARYLDDVSKTQFYPYLETTFHDLAQGLIKDGRSDLALNALHKFDQEMPDINPNIDTAHRKLLLAQLAYKLNDKELANRYAKGIGNYLTDQLAYNYTLLKDKPEALNVGEVQFQLYVLNGLAETTKAYNETGLHKQFQDELNDYGGKFAVLENR; encoded by the coding sequence ATGCAGTACAACAAAATCAACAATCTGCTGGGCTGGCTTTGCCTCGTAATTGCCCTTACAACCTACATTTTAACACTCGAGCCATCAGTTAGCTTTTGGGATTGCGGCGAGTTTATAGCCTGCGCCTACCGCCTGCAGGTATCGCACCAGCCAGGTTACCCCCTGTTTGCCATGCTGGGTAAAGTATTTTCGCTGCTATCCATGGGTGATAAAACCAAAGTACCTTATTTTACCAACCTCGGTTCGGCCCTTGCAAGCGCTGCCACGGTAATGTTTTTGTTCTGGACAATTACCGCGCTGGCCAAAAAGCTGCTTGTCGCAAAAGGCGAAACAATCACATCATCACAACTGATTGCGATAATGGGGGCCGGCCTGGTTGGTTCTTTGGCCTTTGCTTATACCGATACCTTTTGGTTTTCGGCGGTAGAGACCATTGTATTCGCCCTGTCTTCGCTTTGTACAGCTGTAGTATTCTGGGCCATTTTAAAATGGGAGGCACATGCTGATGAACGGGGCGCCGATAAATGGATAGTTTTAATAGCCTACCTCATGGGCTTATCCATAGGCATCCACCTGCTTAACCTGTTAACCATCCCGGCTATTACCATGGTGTATTATTTCCGCAGGTATAAAAACCCAACTGTAAAAAGCGGCATCGTGGTATTTTTGCTCAGCATCGTATTACTTGGTTTGGTACAGTATGGCATCAGGGAATACACCATCAAATTCGCAGCTTACTCCGACCTGTTTTTTGTGAACTCCCTGGGCCTGGGTTTTGGCAGCGGTGCCATGTGTTTTGTAATGTTGATTGTAGCTTCATTAGCCCTGGGTATCCGGTACAGCATCCGCCATAAAAAGCCTGCGCTAAACCTGGCCTTGATTTGCCTTGCCTTCATTTACTTTGGTTACGGGTCATTTTTTTATATCCCAATCCGGGCCACTGCCAATACCGATCTGAATAACTCGCACCCGGATAATGCCTTTACACTTAACGATTATCTTGGCCGCATCCAATATGGCGAAACACCATTGCTTTATGGCCCCTACTTTGACGCCAAACTTACCGATCAGCAGGAAGGTAAAAACCTTTACCGCAAGGGCGCCGAACGGTACGAAGTAAACGGCAAAAAACTCATCAACACGTACGATCATAACACACTTATGCCACGTATGCACAGTACGCAGGGCGATCCGCAATATGCCCAAAACGTACAGTTTTACAAACAATGGTTGCAATTAGCCGAGGGGCAAAGCCCCACTTTTGCCGATAACATGAAGTGGATGCTAAGCTGGCAAATGTACCAGATGTACTGGCGCTACTTTTTATGGAATTTTGTTGGCCGCTACAATGATGCCGACGGCCAAACCAGCGCAGTATCAATAGATGGTAACTGGACATCGGGCTGGTTTGATGGCAGCAAACACCTGCCAAAATCGATAACCAGCTCCAATACCTATACTCCTTTATATGCCTTGCCTTTGGTTGTTGGCTTATTGGGCATGGCCTACCACATTAAACGCAAAAAAGCCGATGCTATAGTTATTGCCCTGCTGTGGTTTTTTACGGGCCTGGCCATTGTACTATATGTTAACCAGGCCAACATACAGCCCCGCGAACGCGATTACTCGTACGTAGGCTCCTTTTACGCCTTTGCCATCTGGATAGGCCTGGGCGTGCTGGCTATTAATGATTTTATACGGCATAAAGTAAATGCAAAGGGAGCTGCTTTTGCTTCGGTGGCTGTTTGCTTGCTTGTTGCCCCTGTTTTAATGGCCAGGCAGGAATGGGGCGATCATGACCGCTCGACCAAGATGACGGCACATGATATGGCGTATAATTTTCTGATCTCGTGCCCCAAAAATGCTATCCTGTTTACCAATGGCGATAATGACACCTACTCCCTTTGGTACGATCAGGAAGTTGAAGGCGTAAGGCCCGATGTGCGTATAGTTTGTACCAGCCTGTTTAGCGGCGATTGGTACATCCGCCAGATGCAAAAGCCCATGAACCAATCGGCCCCGTTGCCCATTACCATGCCTTTTGATAAATACAAACAGGGCGTACGCGATTTTATGGTTTATAATGATGCCAAAATACCTGGTTCTGTTGATGTAAAAGAGGTATTTGATTTCATCACGTCCGATGATGAACGCACCAAAGTACAATACCAAAGCGGCGAAAGCATGAACTACCTGCCCACCAAAAATTTTAAACTTAAAGTTGATCCGGACGAGCTGGTAAAAAAAGGCGGGGTAACCCCGCAACAAAAGGCTAAGCTGACCAACAGCATGGAGTGGACATATACTGGCGATTACCTATACAAAGATAAACTGGCCATAATAGACCTGCTGGCCCATAACGATTGGAAACGCCCGATATGTTTCACCATCGGGGTAGCTCCTGAATATATGGTGGGAATGCAGCCTTACCTGTATAAAGAAGGATTTACCTACCGCCTCATTCCATTTAAGGCCGATACAGCAGTGCACGACCAGTTAGGCAAGGTAAACAGCCTGGTAATGTACAACAACGTAATGAACAAGTTTAAATACGGCAATTTTAAACATGCCCGCTATCTTGACGATGTAAGCAAAACCCAGTTTTACCCTTACCTGGAAACCACCTTTCACGACCTTGCCCAAGGCTTGATTAAAGATGGGCGCAGCGACCTGGCCCTAAATGCCCTGCATAAGTTTGACCAGGAAATGCCCGACATTAACCCCAACATTGATACCGCTCATCGTAAGCTGCTGTTGGCCCAGTTAGCCTATAAACTCAACGACAAGGAGCTGGCCAACCGCTATGCCAAAGGCATAGGCAATTACCTTACCGACCAGCTTGCCTATAATTACACCCTTTTAAAAGATAAACCCGAAGCCCTTAACGTTGGCGAAGTACAATTTCAGCTGTATGTATTGAACGGATTGGCAGAAACCACCAAAGCATACAACGAAACAGGATTACATAAACAATTCCAGGACGAATTAAATGATTACGGCGGTAAATTTGCTGTGCTGGAAAACAGATAG
- a CDS encoding FIST signal transduction protein, with translation MRTRQHHFINNKWIDFNADSEFEEAKCQLVLVFGATQLIMVPAVYEYLKIKYPVADIVFSSTSGEILDSEVYDDSIVVTAIEFEKSNISCATTHVSNQTSSFETGAYLMSQLDKNGLKCVFIISDGTFINGSDLVAGFNSDNLNNVPVTGGLAGDAARFNSTFTSLNNIPAQGNVTAIGFYGDNLVISHGSNGGWDEFGPQRTITKSDKNVLFEIDNKSALDLYKEYLGEYVKELPGSALLFPLSLSIPGSDKKLVRTILSVNEQEKSMTFAGNLPEGSHVRLMKANFDKLINASSTAATDASDRAAATNLAIMVSCVGRKLVLNERTDEELMVAKQVFGDKTVIAGFYSYGELSPLNKGSNCELHNQTMTITTFTEN, from the coding sequence ATGAGAACCAGACAGCATCATTTTATCAACAATAAGTGGATTGATTTCAATGCCGATAGTGAATTTGAGGAGGCAAAATGCCAGCTTGTGCTTGTATTTGGCGCCACCCAGCTAATTATGGTGCCGGCTGTGTATGAGTATCTGAAAATAAAATATCCCGTTGCCGATATTGTTTTTTCCTCAACTTCGGGCGAGATACTGGACAGCGAGGTATATGACGATAGTATTGTAGTTACCGCCATCGAGTTTGAAAAATCAAACATAAGTTGTGCTACAACCCACGTAAGCAATCAAACCAGCAGCTTTGAAACGGGTGCTTACCTGATGTCGCAGCTGGATAAAAATGGCTTGAAATGTGTGTTCATTATTTCCGATGGTACGTTTATTAACGGTAGCGACCTGGTGGCTGGTTTTAATAGCGATAACCTTAATAATGTGCCGGTAACAGGTGGCCTGGCGGGCGATGCGGCCAGGTTTAACAGCACGTTTACCAGCCTTAACAATATACCGGCGCAAGGTAATGTAACCGCTATTGGTTTTTACGGCGATAATTTGGTTATCAGCCACGGTTCAAATGGGGGATGGGATGAGTTTGGCCCGCAACGTACTATAACCAAATCTGATAAAAATGTATTGTTCGAGATTGATAACAAGAGTGCGCTTGACCTTTACAAAGAATATCTTGGCGAATATGTAAAAGAGTTGCCGGGATCGGCTCTGTTGTTTCCGTTATCATTAAGCATACCAGGGTCTGATAAAAAGTTAGTACGTACAATTTTGAGTGTTAACGAACAGGAAAAATCCATGACCTTTGCAGGTAACCTGCCAGAGGGGAGCCACGTGCGGCTGATGAAAGCCAACTTTGATAAGCTGATAAATGCATCGTCAACTGCGGCAACAGATGCTTCGGATAGGGCGGCGGCCACTAATCTTGCCATTATGGTGAGCTGCGTAGGTCGTAAACTGGTGCTTAACGAGCGTACCGACGAGGAATTAATGGTGGCTAAACAGGTTTTTGGCGACAAAACGGTGATTGCAGGCTTTTACTCCTACGGCGAGTTATCCCCATTGAACAAAGGCTCAAATTGCGAACTGCACAATCAAACCATGACCATTACCACTTTTACTGAGAACTAA
- a CDS encoding response regulator, with amino-acid sequence MDYHYLLAKQIRKMLPAQYLQDEAILQFLSAVDNSFKNFDKSIRLADHAFNISEREYLAATDDLKQQNEIKKRSIQQLKEAIKALNPDVELNLSDSDDDLIHIISFLQERITKAKELEVELIQSKELAEKAAMAKAQFLSIMSHEIRTPMNAVIGFTHLLIHQDPKPEQKEFLGFLKFSAENLLVLINDILDFSKIEAGKVEFEQVDFSVIELIKNTRLSLLQKANEKNIQIKLMMDHDLPNAIIGDPVRLGQILTNLISNAVKFTNKGKVTITATMAGNDGENSTIDFEVADTGIGIMPDKIDHIFDSFNQASTDTTRKYGGTGLGLTITKRLLQLLGTDIKLKSEFGVGSVFSFSLVFKNSKKHLSSTSDSDEFYALKSLKGTRLLIAEDNQINVILAKHFMKQWDVECDVAENGEIALMLVQTHNYDLVLMDLQMPEMDGYQTTAAIRNLEGEKYKKLPIIALTASAMLDIQDMAFTVGMNDYVSKPFNPNELHRKIALYSKHQAIV; translated from the coding sequence ATGGACTACCATTACCTGTTAGCTAAGCAAATAAGAAAAATGCTGCCGGCCCAATATCTGCAGGATGAGGCTATTTTGCAGTTTTTGAGTGCTGTAGATAATAGTTTTAAAAACTTTGACAAATCAATAAGGCTTGCCGATCATGCCTTTAACATCAGCGAACGCGAATACCTGGCTGCAACTGACGATCTTAAGCAACAAAACGAGATCAAAAAAAGATCAATACAACAATTAAAGGAAGCCATAAAAGCGCTTAATCCCGATGTTGAGCTAAACCTTTCCGATTCGGATGATGACCTGATCCATATCATCAGCTTTTTGCAGGAACGTATAACCAAGGCCAAAGAACTGGAAGTAGAGCTTATTCAATCAAAAGAACTTGCCGAAAAAGCGGCCATGGCCAAAGCGCAGTTTTTGAGCATCATGAGCCATGAAATACGTACGCCGATGAACGCTGTAATAGGCTTTACGCATTTACTCATTCACCAGGACCCTAAACCCGAGCAAAAAGAATTTTTGGGTTTTTTAAAATTTTCGGCCGAAAACCTATTGGTGTTGATTAATGATATATTGGATTTTAGCAAAATTGAGGCTGGTAAAGTTGAATTTGAACAAGTCGATTTCAGCGTAATCGAACTGATTAAAAATACCCGTCTATCGTTGCTGCAAAAAGCAAACGAAAAAAATATCCAGATTAAACTGATGATGGACCACGACCTGCCCAATGCTATTATAGGCGATCCGGTACGGTTGGGGCAGATATTAACCAACTTGATAAGCAATGCCGTGAAATTTACCAATAAAGGAAAGGTCACCATTACAGCCACAATGGCCGGTAACGACGGCGAAAACTCGACTATTGATTTTGAAGTTGCTGATACCGGTATTGGAATTATGCCCGATAAAATTGACCATATTTTTGATAGCTTTAACCAGGCCAGTACCGATACTACCCGCAAATATGGAGGCACAGGATTGGGCCTTACCATTACAAAACGCCTTTTACAATTGTTAGGTACTGATATTAAACTGAAAAGTGAATTTGGCGTTGGGTCTGTTTTTAGCTTTAGCCTGGTGTTTAAAAACAGCAAAAAGCACCTAAGCAGTACATCAGACAGCGACGAATTTTATGCCCTAAAAAGCCTGAAAGGTACCAGGCTGCTGATAGCCGAGGATAACCAGATTAATGTAATATTGGCTAAACATTTTATGAAGCAATGGGACGTGGAGTGCGATGTAGCCGAGAATGGCGAAATTGCGCTGATGCTGGTACAGACCCATAACTACGACCTGGTACTGATGGATTTACAAATGCCCGAAATGGATGGCTATCAAACCACTGCGGCAATACGTAACTTGGAGGGCGAGAAGTATAAAAAACTGCCCATTATAGCGCTTACCGCCTCGGCCATGCTGGATATACAGGATATGGCATTTACCGTTGGGATGAATGACTACGTGAGCAAACCATTTAATCCTAACGAACTTCACCGCAAAATAGCTTTGTACAGTAAGCATCAGGCAATAGTTTAA